The genomic DNA GTAGTAGACTCTTCCTCGCTACATGTATACCAGCCAGCATACCTGCTTATACCATTCGGCATAATGCACAGAAATGAAGCCATCAGGTCAGAAAGGGATCTGCTTGCGGAGACTATAAAATTTAGACAAGAAAGGGTAAATAAGATAGATGTAAACAATAGGCTTGTCAAAACGGACTCGAGTAGTCTGCAATACGATTTTCTTGTTTTAGCTACAGGTGCACAGCCTGATTATTCGCAAGTGCCTGGGCTGGAAAAGGGAGGGTATGATTTTTATACGCTAGAGAATGCGTACAAGTTAAGAGAAGCAATCGGTAAATTTGAAGGTGGAAGGCTTGTAGTTGCGGTTGCTGGAATACCGTTCAAATGCCCTACAGCGCCGATGGAGTTTGCTTTCTTGGCTGACTCTTATTACTCCAAGTTAGGCGTAAGAGATAAGATAGAGCTTGATTATCTTTACCCCCTCCCAAGACCGTTTACTATACCTAATGTTGCGGAACAAGTTCAAAAACTAATGGATGATAGGAAGATCAAGACGGATCTCCTTTTCAACGTCGAATCCGTAAATCCAGAAAAGAAGGAGATAACGTCTATAGAAGGAGAAACGATAAAGTATGATCTAGCAGTACTTACACCTCCCCATACGGGAAGTGAAGTTGTTCGCGTATCAGGCCTGACAGATAAGGGAGGCTGGATTCCAACAGATAGATATACACTTCATGTTAAAGGGTATGACGATGTTTATGCTATAGGTGATGCTACTGACCTGCCTGTATCTAAGGCAGGTTCTGCCGCTGATTTTCAAGCAGCTGTGGTATCAACAAATATATGGGATAACATCAACGGCTTTCCACCAAGCCTGAGGTACGATGGGCGTGTAATGTGCTTTATTATAACAGCGATTGGAGAAGCTACCATTCTTCTCTTCGACTATGAGCATCCTCCATCGCCACCACCTCCAAACTTTGCATGTTACTGGTACAAGCTGGTCTATAACAGGATGTACTGGACTGTCACGGCAAAGGGTCTGCTACCTGGATTTGGGGTGTAATGAGCATGGGAAAGGATAATATTGTTGATAAATTAACAGCTCCTCAAAATGTAGAGCTACTAGATAAGCTAATACAGGCACTGCCTAGTATAGAGCATGCTGTATCTCTTATGCAGGAGCTGGATAAAATGGGCGCGCTTGACACACTCTTCTCGTTAGTATGCGCTATTGCAAACAGCAAAAATATGTTATCCGATGAGATGATTTCAGGTGCAGCATCACTAGGAAGTAGCGCTATAGAGCTTCTTGCAAAACTCGGATCCCCGGAAGTACAAAAGATACTATCTGTACTTATGAATCATAGCGTAGAGCTCAGCCAGAGTATGACGAATGCACAAAGGGTAAAAGGAATAACAGGCCTTTTGAAAGCGCTCAGGGATCCAGAAGTACAGCAAGGTTTAGGTTCTCTCTTAGCATTCATCAAGCTCTTTGGGAGATACGTGAAAGAGATATAACATAGGAATCGAATTTTACCAAATCTGATTGGCATAGAATTGCGTAATGAATGATAGAAGCATATTTCTTCCAGATGTTAATCTGTTTTTTTACATCTGCTTTAACTATGCTCTGCTATCTCTCTTCTCTTATCTATCGGAGCAGCGGGTCTTTTCTTCTTCAAGAAGCCAGATTTTCTTATTGCTAGTGTCTTAAGTTGCTGTATAGCGAATGCCGGGTCCACTCCCTTTGGACACACATCCGTACAGCTTCCTGCGAAGTGGCAGTTCCATATCCCATGGTTTGTATCCACAATATTCATTCTTACCATTTGACCATCATCCCTTGAGTCTGCGATAAATCTGTAAGCTTGAGTTAATGCTTGTGGTCCAAGGTATAGTTCGTCTGTTGCATTTGTAGGGCAGGCTGAGTAGCAGAGTCCGCATTTGGTGCAATCTGCAAAGATAAGATAGTTGTTCACTTCTTCTGGCAGCTGTTTGAATTCCCTGTCAGGGTTTTTATCCACATCTTCTCTTATTATGTAAGGCTTCACTTTTTTATGCTTTTCAAGGAAGGAAGAAAAATCGACAACCAAGTCCCTAATCAAAGGCATGTTGTTTAATGGTCTTACCTCTATCGACTTCCCTAAAGTTTCCATCTGTGTCTTGCATGCTAGCTTCTCTTTTCCGTTT from Conexivisphaerales archaeon includes the following:
- a CDS encoding FAD/NAD(P)-binding oxidoreductase, whose amino-acid sequence is MKRILVVGGGTGGTIVANNLAHRLHEKLVKGEIEITVVDSSSLHVYQPAYLLIPFGIMHRNEAIRSERDLLAETIKFRQERVNKIDVNNRLVKTDSSSLQYDFLVLATGAQPDYSQVPGLEKGGYDFYTLENAYKLREAIGKFEGGRLVVAVAGIPFKCPTAPMEFAFLADSYYSKLGVRDKIELDYLYPLPRPFTIPNVAEQVQKLMDDRKIKTDLLFNVESVNPEKKEITSIEGETIKYDLAVLTPPHTGSEVVRVSGLTDKGGWIPTDRYTLHVKGYDDVYAIGDATDLPVSKAGSAADFQAAVVSTNIWDNINGFPPSLRYDGRVMCFIITAIGEATILLFDYEHPPSPPPPNFACYWYKLVYNRMYWTVTAKGLLPGFGV
- a CDS encoding succinate dehydrogenase iron-sulfur subunit; the encoded protein is MQRTEFEERTENVSVKVFRYDSSSIKKAKFDTFIVPVKKGMTLLESLLYIKERLDPSFTFRYSCRMGICGSCGLVVNGKEKLACKTQMETLGKSIEVRPLNNMPLIRDLVVDFSSFLEKHKKVKPYIIREDVDKNPDREFKQLPEEVNNYLIFADCTKCGLCYSACPTNATDELYLGPQALTQAYRFIADSRDDGQMVRMNIVDTNHGIWNCHFAGSCTDVCPKGVDPAFAIQQLKTLAIRKSGFLKKKRPAAPIDKRREIAEHS
- a CDS encoding DUF1641 domain-containing protein — translated: MGKDNIVDKLTAPQNVELLDKLIQALPSIEHAVSLMQELDKMGALDTLFSLVCAIANSKNMLSDEMISGAASLGSSAIELLAKLGSPEVQKILSVLMNHSVELSQSMTNAQRVKGITGLLKALRDPEVQQGLGSLLAFIKLFGRYVKEI